The Coffea arabica cultivar ET-39 chromosome 4e, Coffea Arabica ET-39 HiFi, whole genome shotgun sequence genome includes a window with the following:
- the LOC140005542 gene encoding uncharacterized protein has product MDEEVTFGPKDAVPLASGNHEAIVIDVVTNNYRVKKVYVDQGSAVDILFYRVFKELGLEDGQLTPVRTPLVGFTGPPITPEGMITLMVTVGQTPKCRTIPVNFVVVKQPSPYNVFLGRPALNALRAIPSSLHLSVKFPTPGGIAEVHGDPEVARACYLAMLRGHEQVLCVGASLPPEEKNDLKALLKKYAQVFAWTVEDMPGIPTDLAVHHLNIYPRFKPVKQRKRNFAPERNEVIRKEVGKQLESKIILEVYYPTWLANPVPVKKEDQS; this is encoded by the exons ATGGACGAGGAGGTCACCTTCGGACCAAAGGACGCGGTTCCCCTGGCGTCTGGTAACCACGAGGCCATCGTGATAGACGTCGTGACCAATAATTATCGGGTGAAGAAAGTGTACGTCGACCAGGGGAGCGCGGTGGACATCCTGTTCTACAGGGTGTTCAAGGAGCTCGGCTTGGAGGACGGACAGCTCACCCCAGTTCGGACACCCCTGGTGGGCTTTACCGGACCGCCCATCACTCCGGAGGGGATGATCACCCTGATGGTTACGGTAGGGCAGACGCCCAAGTGCCGGACCATCCCCGTCAATTTCGTGGTGGTCAAGCAACCGTCCCCGTACAACGTGTTCTTGGGACGGCCCGCCTTGAACGCCCTCCGAGCTATCCCGTCGTCTCTCCATCTCAGCGTCAAATTCCCCACCCCGGGAGGAATAGCTGAGGTACATGGAGATCCAGAGGTGGCCCGAGCTTGCTACCTGGCCATGCTCCGGGGACATGAGCAG GTCCTCTGCGTCGGTGCGTCGCTACCTCCCGAAGAGAAGAATGACTTGAAGGCTCTACTAAAGAAGTACGCCCAGGTCTTCGCGTGGACAGTAGAGGACATGCCTGGGATTCCGACTGACCTGGCCGTCCACCACCTCAACATATATCCCCGCTTCAAGCCAGTGAAGCAGAGGAAGAGGAACTTCGCTCCAGAGAGGAATGAAGTGATCAGGAAGGAGGTCGGTAAGCAACTGGAATCCAAAATCATCCTGGAGGTCTACTACCCGACCTGGCTAGCCAACCCTGTCCCGGTGAAGAAGGAGGACCAGTCCTAG
- the LOC140005541 gene encoding protein ANTAGONIST OF LIKE HETEROCHROMATIN PROTEIN 1-like has product MARAPPNFEVNLDDPNDARQAATAVLILSWHFQTHQVPRTRQLVHTCPFTGQGWVDDLLGGKCIRMLNNMRMNVPTFIQLCRILRECGYIIEGPCDKVTLEEGVAIALYGLSHDLTQRVLDTTHPQIRNNRRFYPWFKDCIGAIDGTHVSTSMPRGEQDAFRNRKGMLSQNVLAAYDHNMRFVYVRAGWEGSAHDSRVLLDAISNPDAAFPTPPAGKYYAVDAAYRHMPGFMAPFKSGPGGRSQTTQKGLFNRRHSSVRNIIERTFGVWKMRFKILNGPMKNYPIEAQRNIVVACCVLHNFIREMQPYDVYLPDEVNMDGGGTEGAQMPQFHVTPEALHDWKELRNAMADHMYLHRNE; this is encoded by the exons ATGGCTAGGGCTCCGCCAAATTTTGAAGTGAATTTAGATGACCCAAATGATGCAAGACAAGCCGCAACTGCTGTGTTAATACTATCGTGGCACTTTCAAACACATCAAGTTCCAAGGACAAGGCAGCTAGTCCATACATGCCCTTTCACAGGTCAAGGTTGGGTTGACGACTTGTTGGGGGGAAAGTGCATCAGGATGCTTAACAACATGCGCATGAATGTGCCCACATTTATTCAACTTTGTCGGATATTGCGTGAATGTGGATACATTATTGAGGGCCCCTGTGATAAAGTGACTTTAGAGGAAGGAGTAGCAATTGCTTTATATGGACTGAGCCATGATTTGACACAAAGGGTGCTAG ATACTACTCATCCTCAGATTAGGAATAATAGACGATTTTATCCCTGGTTTAAG GATTGCATTGGGGCTATTGATGGAACACATGTCTCGACAAGCATGCCAAGAGGGGAACAGGATGCCTTTCGTAATAGAAAGGGCATGCTTTCACAAAATGTTTTAGCTGCATATGACCACAATATGAGGTTCGTTTATGTCAGAGCTGGTTGGGAAGGTAGTGCCCATGATAGTCGTGTCTTATTGGATGCTATTTCCAATCCGGATGCAGCATTTCCAACCCCACCGGCTGGAAAATATTATGCAGTTGATGCAGCGTACAGACACATGCCAGGATTCATGGCCCCTTTCAAGAGTGGTCCAGGAGGAAGATCACAAACTACACAGAAAGGATTATTTAATCGCCGCCATTCTTCGGTTCGAAATATAATAGAGAGGACGTTTGGGGTATGGAAAATGAGGTTCAAAATTCTGAATGGTCCTATGAAAAACTATCCTATTGAGGCACAGAGGAACATTGTAGTGGCGTGCTGCGTACTACACAATTTCATTAGAGAGATGCAGCCATACGATGTCTACTTACCGGATGAAGTTAATATGGATGGCGGAGGTACCGAGGGAGCTCAAATGCCACAATTCCACGTCACTCCAGAAGCACTCCATGATTGGAAGGAATTACGAAATGCAATGGCTGATCACATGTACCTTCACCGAAATGAGTAG